In Taeniopygia guttata chromosome 24, bTaeGut7.mat, whole genome shotgun sequence, a single genomic region encodes these proteins:
- the LOC100221565 gene encoding TLC domain-containing protein 5 isoform X2 yields the protein MLRQHRHRLPARAPPAGLVPERRAGAGMVAIVLEVSCSFVTWLCLYSCFCRWNKRRSCKWSCRLVTLLHGLVVTCLSGYVMFLDGPWPLTHAGSPNTPLQIHVLSLTLGYFIFDLGWCLYFQTEGDLMLLHHTLSICGMILVLGLGKSATEVNAVVFVSEITNPLLQTRWFLREMGSYHTSLGKLVDFLFVFLFLVLRIGAGAWIMYGMVTSPEPNWLLKAGGLAMYVVSLGFMVEICRFVRRKMWKKPTSLDTQSLQE from the exons ATGCTCCGGCAGCACCGGCACCGCCTCCCCGCCCGGGCACCCCCAGCCGGGCTCGTCCCGGAGCGCAGAGCCGGAGCGgg GATGGTTGCCATCGTCCTGGAGGTGAGCTGCAGCTTTGTCACCTGGCTGTGTCTCTACAGCTGCTTCTGCCGCTGGAACAAGCGGCGTTCCTGCAAGTGGAGCTGCCGCCTGGTCACCCTCCTGCACGGGCTCGTTGTCACCTGCCTCTCTGGCTATGTCATGTTCCTGGATGGCCCCTGGCCTCTGACCCATGCAG GTTCACCAAACACCCCTCTCCAGATCCACGTGCTGTCCCTGACTTTGGGCTACTTCATCTTTGACCTGGGCTGGTGCCTTTACTTCCAGACAGAGGGGGACCTGATGCTGCTCCACCACACCCTGAGCATCTGTGGCATGatcctggtgctggggctgggcaaaTCCGCCACGGAGGTGAACGCCGTGGTGTTTGTCAGTGAAATCACCAACCCCCTGCTCCAGACCCGCTGGTTCCTGCGGGAAATGGGCTCCTACCacacttccctgggaaaactGGTGGATTTCCTCTTCGTGTTCCTCTTCCTGGTGCTGCGGATCGGGGCGGGAGCCTGGATCATGTATGGGATGGTGACGTCCCCTGAACCCAACTGGCTCCTCAAGGCTGGGGGCCTGGCCATGTATGTAGTGTCCTTGGGGTTCATGGTTGAAATTTGCCGCTTTGTAAGgaggaaaatgtggaaaaaaccCACTTCCCTGGACACGCAATCCCTTCAGGAGTAG
- the LOC100221565 gene encoding TLC domain-containing protein 5 isoform X3: MLRQHRHRLPARAPPAGLVPERRAGAGCFCRWNKRRSCKWSCRLVTLLHGLVVTCLSGYVMFLDGPWPLTHAGSPNTPLQIHVLSLTLGYFIFDLGWCLYFQTEGDLMLLHHTLSICGMILVLGLGKSATEVNAVVFVSEITNPLLQTRWFLREMGSYHTSLGKLVDFLFVFLFLVLRIGAGAWIMYGMVTSPEPNWLLKAGGLAMYVVSLGFMVEICRFVRRKMWKKPTSLDTQSLQE, translated from the exons ATGCTCCGGCAGCACCGGCACCGCCTCCCCGCCCGGGCACCCCCAGCCGGGCTCGTCCCGGAGCGCAGAGCCGGAGCGgg CTGCTTCTGCCGCTGGAACAAGCGGCGTTCCTGCAAGTGGAGCTGCCGCCTGGTCACCCTCCTGCACGGGCTCGTTGTCACCTGCCTCTCTGGCTATGTCATGTTCCTGGATGGCCCCTGGCCTCTGACCCATGCAG GTTCACCAAACACCCCTCTCCAGATCCACGTGCTGTCCCTGACTTTGGGCTACTTCATCTTTGACCTGGGCTGGTGCCTTTACTTCCAGACAGAGGGGGACCTGATGCTGCTCCACCACACCCTGAGCATCTGTGGCATGatcctggtgctggggctgggcaaaTCCGCCACGGAGGTGAACGCCGTGGTGTTTGTCAGTGAAATCACCAACCCCCTGCTCCAGACCCGCTGGTTCCTGCGGGAAATGGGCTCCTACCacacttccctgggaaaactGGTGGATTTCCTCTTCGTGTTCCTCTTCCTGGTGCTGCGGATCGGGGCGGGAGCCTGGATCATGTATGGGATGGTGACGTCCCCTGAACCCAACTGGCTCCTCAAGGCTGGGGGCCTGGCCATGTATGTAGTGTCCTTGGGGTTCATGGTTGAAATTTGCCGCTTTGTAAGgaggaaaatgtggaaaaaaccCACTTCCCTGGACACGCAATCCCTTCAGGAGTAG
- the LOC100221565 gene encoding TLC domain-containing protein 5 isoform X1, translating into MLRQHRHRLPARAPPAGLVPERRAGAGRMVAIVLEVSCSFVTWLCLYSCFCRWNKRRSCKWSCRLVTLLHGLVVTCLSGYVMFLDGPWPLTHAGSPNTPLQIHVLSLTLGYFIFDLGWCLYFQTEGDLMLLHHTLSICGMILVLGLGKSATEVNAVVFVSEITNPLLQTRWFLREMGSYHTSLGKLVDFLFVFLFLVLRIGAGAWIMYGMVTSPEPNWLLKAGGLAMYVVSLGFMVEICRFVRRKMWKKPTSLDTQSLQE; encoded by the exons ATGCTCCGGCAGCACCGGCACCGCCTCCCCGCCCGGGCACCCCCAGCCGGGCTCGTCCCGGAGCGCAGAGCCGGAGCGgg CAGGATGGTTGCCATCGTCCTGGAGGTGAGCTGCAGCTTTGTCACCTGGCTGTGTCTCTACAGCTGCTTCTGCCGCTGGAACAAGCGGCGTTCCTGCAAGTGGAGCTGCCGCCTGGTCACCCTCCTGCACGGGCTCGTTGTCACCTGCCTCTCTGGCTATGTCATGTTCCTGGATGGCCCCTGGCCTCTGACCCATGCAG GTTCACCAAACACCCCTCTCCAGATCCACGTGCTGTCCCTGACTTTGGGCTACTTCATCTTTGACCTGGGCTGGTGCCTTTACTTCCAGACAGAGGGGGACCTGATGCTGCTCCACCACACCCTGAGCATCTGTGGCATGatcctggtgctggggctgggcaaaTCCGCCACGGAGGTGAACGCCGTGGTGTTTGTCAGTGAAATCACCAACCCCCTGCTCCAGACCCGCTGGTTCCTGCGGGAAATGGGCTCCTACCacacttccctgggaaaactGGTGGATTTCCTCTTCGTGTTCCTCTTCCTGGTGCTGCGGATCGGGGCGGGAGCCTGGATCATGTATGGGATGGTGACGTCCCCTGAACCCAACTGGCTCCTCAAGGCTGGGGGCCTGGCCATGTATGTAGTGTCCTTGGGGTTCATGGTTGAAATTTGCCGCTTTGTAAGgaggaaaatgtggaaaaaaccCACTTCCCTGGACACGCAATCCCTTCAGGAGTAG